tttgtaaccttggccagatctgtgccttgccacaattctgtctctgagctcttcaggcagttcctttgacctcatgattctcatttgctctgacatgcactgtgagctgtaaggtcttatatagacaggtgtgtggctttcctaatcaagtccaatcagtataatcaaacacagctggactcaaatgaaggtgtagaaccatctcaaggacgatcagaagaaatagacagcacctgagttaaatatgagtgtcacggcaaagggtctgaatacttatgaccatgtgatatttcagtttttcttttttaataaatttgcaaaaatttctacatttctgtttttttctgtcaagatggggtgctgagtgtacattactgagaaataaaatgaacttttttgatttttggaaaatggctgcaatgaaacaaagagtgaaaaatttaaaggggtctcaatactttctgtacccactgtatattatTAAATTCTGTAATATATTCCTGTAAAATATATTGCAGGaatatgagacatcatgtagtaCTTAATTTCCTGATGTggctgtttattaatgaacaagtaacaataatattcagaaacatatggttttactgaataattaagtaaatataatttcttaatatatctatgtaaagaaacctcatttcttgactggcaactctctgctatctcatagaCGACATCTTTTGTCGtttctcaggcaccgtagctataccaCTCATCCCTGTGTTAGCTTTGTAATTCTTGTGCTTATTTGTACACATTCAATTTTGTGGTTCTTCAAAATCCTCTTACAACGTGTATAGTGTGCCAGGCCAATGCACCCTTTAGCCTAAAAGGTATACAACCCTAAATTTGCCAACACAAATGAGACCTTTAAAATTTGAACCCCTTAAATTTGTTGTAAACTAAACTGTGCGTGGTGCTTATGATAAAATTCCAACAGCAAGCGTAAAAAATATACACGAGTGCAAAACAAAACCCTTCTGTCAATTCATTCAAGCTGAATGTGAGAGGAGACTTCCCATGAGAGCACAGACAGCCAGCAAGTGTCATACAGCCACATTTTACTAGCAACACACaaactataactgaatattgaTCATAATCAGCATTCAACAATGAAACATTCTTTGCAGATTAGTAGAAGCTGAAATTGAGCAGAATTACACACAACGTCCGTTTCTGCCtcttttaatgcacattttcaatttgcacATAAATCATATGTAATTTTGTTAATTCTTCAATAAGCATATTTTCACCTTTTGGACTTGTGAATTCACTCACAACATGATAAAAATGAATAGGTAGGTCTCATTTCAGTCACTCCACAGCCTCTCTAGAGTATGTTGGCCTCACAGGAACCAGGCTGCAGAATCTTAAATGTAACaatttgaaaaacagcttttttaaaCCAGGGGTAGAACAAGGCATAGATCACGGGGTTTAGAAAGGAGTGTAAATAGAAAAGAGAGAGCCCATACGATGAAGCTGAAGAACTGAGCGTATTGTCACCTGCAAAAGAGACACAGTAATATGGGCAGAAACATATTAGGAACACAACTACAAGAACACCAAGAGTCCTGGCTGCTTTCAGCTCAGATTTCTttgtcagagtcactgaactttGGAGTGTGACAGCTGTAATTTGAGATTGCATGGCATGAGCCTGAGACACAGCTGCAGCAAACACTCTCATATACAGAACTACAATGACAGTGATGGgaacaataaaagtaaaaacgAGATCAGCAGCTCCTGCAAAATAAGTTATAACAATCACACACTCTCCGTAGCAGGAATCATATCTGTCTGGTTGAGTCATGCCATATTTTACAAAGAGACTGCAgtagaaaacagaacagaaccaacacagacaaacacagagtttAGCTCTTCTCTCAGTGATTCTGGTGGTATAATGCAGAGGGTGACAAATAGCAACATATCTGTCGACTGATATGAGCACTATGTCGCCTATTGAGGCAGAGGGAATGATATACGCTACATACTTATACAGAGAACACATGAGGTCACCAAGAAACCAGCAGGATGTTTTTCTAAGGATTTCTACCGGCATCAGCAGGAGGCCCACGAGAAAGTCTGagacagccagagagaggaggaggatgttggTGGGTTTGTGGAGCTGCCTGGAGGGAAAGAGGAAAGTATCAATATACATAGTGAGCAACACAATAGTGGAAAATCGAAAAAGTACTAGCTAAAAGTACATTTCTCTATATTTCTAAAACTACTGAGAAATTGATCTCTGCCTGAAGTGGGAGACTGAGATGATGACAAGCAGGTTGAGAGCCACAGTGAGCACAGAGATGGAGAACACAAGAGTGTGCAGAAATACAGCTTCGGACTGAGGAAGTGTCGGCTTCCTGCAGGAGGTGTTGAGGAGTTGTGGAAAGCAGAGCTCTGCTCCGTCATCAGCCTCCATCAGACActgagaggaggaaaggaggagctgcagctctgGCAGCTTCTGACCAGAACGCTTTATCATACAGTTGAATTATCTCTTACTGACATTCAGTTTGTCCCTCCTCTCCTTTCGCTCTCAGTCTCTATTGGACACTGAtgtccctcctctcttcttcatatcacaccatcatcatcatcaacaacacTGTTTCTCCAATCATCCCTATGTATGACTCCCCCTCTGTTGGCAGTCTGGTAGGTCAGGTCAGGTTATTAGATAAAATGTAAGATAtgtattaacattaataaagttattaatgTCACTAAACTTATTTAAAAAGATAACGAAGCCCCACCCTGTGATCAGAGACCAATAACCAAAACATGACAACTGTTTCAAAAACTTGCTTAGttaaaatatagttttattaaagttAGCActgatcaataatcaataacttcAGCTGATTAACCGcccttttttattactttattttcagattttcgCGTTAGAATCACACAGTAAGtacaaaaaacaagcagaaaaagGCAATCAACCAAGGAGCAGAATGAAAACTGACAAAAAGGtaaaccaaagaaaaaaaggatCACCAAGAGTATCAGAGTGCAAAATCAACGTTTGCCCAGATTAAAGGCATTGCAtagcagcaaacacacaaagcagacaTTAAAGTCTCatcaaacaacagcaaaaaaggTTTCCACACCTTCAAGAagtacttttgttttattggaaGGCCAAGGCTCCCCTTGATCACATTCAGTTCCTGATGTTAACTTTTAATTTGTGTACCATTTCTAAGAAATTTAGTTTGAATAAAAGTTTGGGATTTGTAGGAATCTTCAGATAAGTAAAATAGGTGGTGACCAATTTGAATGGCAAGGATTTCAAAAAAGCTGGGTTAAGATTATTTACTAAATACTAAATGACTTAACGTAGTTCAGGAGGTTGGGTACTGATACTACTGGTTCAGATAAACAAAGCAATAAATCATCAGCATACAAAATTACAAGGCTCTCAACCTTACCAAACTTCATGCCATGGATATCTGAGTGACCCCTGACTCCTATTGCAAGTGGCTCTAAAGCAATGTCAATCAGTAGGGGATAAAGTGGGTCGCATTGTCTCACAACGCGCTGCTGGTCAAAAGGTTGGGATCTGTCTGTGTTAGTCAGAATAGAAGATACTggatttaaataattaaatattatttggAACCCATTGGATAAAATCCACTCCAAACCCAAATTGTTTTAACATCTCTAGCATATAAGGCCATTTGATCTGATCAAATGCCTTCTGGGCATGGTTGGGTAGCACTATTACCCAACATGAGGctccaacaaacaacaaagaggTCATTGAAGCCTTTTTGTCCAGAGACCATGCAAGTGATTTTAAAGACCTGGACCTTTGCGCAGCAGTGCTTGCTGTCGAGTTTGCAGACCTAATCTCAGCAAAACtagatgagacaaggaggtgggaaccaaaactaactgaaacacttctca
This genomic stretch from Micropterus dolomieu isolate WLL.071019.BEF.003 ecotype Adirondacks unplaced genomic scaffold, ASM2129224v1 contig_1166, whole genome shotgun sequence harbors:
- the LOC123964207 gene encoding trace amine-associated receptor 13c-like: MEADDGAELCFPQLLNTSCRKPTLPQSEAVFLHTLVFSISVLTVALNLLVIISVSHFRQLHKPTNILLLSLAVSDFLVGLLLMPVEILRKTSCWFLGDLMCSLYKYVAYIIPSASIGDIVLISVDRYVAICHPLHYTTRITERRAKLCVCLCWFCSVFYCSLFVKYGMTQPDRYDSCYGECVIVITYFAGAADLVFTFIVPITVIVVLYMRVFAAAVSQAHAMQSQITAVTLQSSVTLTKKSELKAARTLGVLVVVFLICFCPYYCVSFAGDNTLSSSASSYGLSLFYLHSFLNPVIYALFYPWFKKAVFQIVTFKILQPGSCEANIL